A single window of Parabacteroides pacaensis DNA harbors:
- a CDS encoding GtrA family protein has translation MFNWIKKAARSFSEGGGIFMFLRAQFSSQIASLTDFLVTILLAKLTNLYYVYATFTGSVCGGIINCIVNYKWTFKSTETNKWHVTIKYILVWIGSILLNTWGTYLLTEALGKIPWVRDTLSNYFGDYFLFSKVVVSLLVGFLWNYNMQRVFVYRSHNIKLLFKKKNQI, from the coding sequence ATGTTTAATTGGATAAAGAAAGCTGCACGATCGTTTTCCGAAGGAGGGGGTATCTTCATGTTCCTGAGGGCTCAGTTTTCTTCCCAGATTGCCAGTCTGACTGATTTCCTGGTAACTATTTTGTTAGCTAAGCTTACCAATCTGTATTATGTATATGCAACTTTTACAGGGTCTGTTTGCGGAGGAATTATCAATTGTATCGTCAATTATAAATGGACTTTCAAATCTACCGAGACGAACAAATGGCATGTTACCATTAAATACATATTGGTTTGGATCGGCAGTATTTTGTTAAATACGTGGGGTACTTACTTATTAACGGAAGCTTTAGGGAAAATTCCATGGGTAAGAGATACGTTGAGTAATTATTTCGGAGATTATTTCCTTTTTTCCAAGGTCGTGGTTTCCTTATTGGTCGGATTTCTTTGGAATTATAATATGCAACGTGTATTTGTATACCGGAGCCATAACATAAAACTTTTATTCAAAAAGAAGAATCAAATATAA
- a CDS encoding phosphatidylglycerophosphatase A family protein, with the protein MKTTTLFHITIATGFGTGFSPVAPGTAGALLATVIWLVMAHFISTGLLLIITGLLIVGFTVLGICSANALEPLWGEDPSRVVVDEMVGVWIALLAAPSNNLWYALVAFALFRFFDIFKPLGIRKMESLKGGLGVMMDDILAGVYSFILLSGARCLIG; encoded by the coding sequence ATGAAGACAACTACCCTTTTTCACATTACCATTGCCACAGGTTTCGGTACCGGCTTTTCCCCTGTGGCTCCCGGTACGGCAGGAGCTTTATTAGCAACTGTCATCTGGCTGGTAATGGCTCATTTTATATCTACCGGTTTATTACTGATCATAACAGGATTGTTAATAGTAGGTTTTACCGTGCTGGGTATTTGCTCGGCGAATGCCTTAGAACCTCTCTGGGGAGAAGATCCTTCCCGTGTGGTGGTAGATGAAATGGTAGGGGTATGGATTGCATTATTAGCCGCACCCTCTAATAATTTATGGTATGCTTTAGTTGCCTTTGCGTTATTCCGTTTTTTTGATATTTTTAAACCTTTGGGTATCCGTAAAATGGAAAGTTTAAAAGGAGGGCTAGGGGTTATGATGGATGATATTTTGGCCGGTGTGTACAGTTTTATACTATTATCAGGAGCAAGATGTTTAATTGGATAA
- a CDS encoding inositol-3-phosphate synthase, with amino-acid sequence MQKMEVKEAKGKLGVLVVGVGGAVATTFIVGTLAVRKGLAKPIGSLTQLATIRLGKRTENRFPKIKDVVPLADLDDLVFGGWDIFEEDVYAAARHAEVLTEKDLDGVKDELEAIKPMKAAFDQNWVKRLHGTNVKQASTRWDLMEQVREDIRNFKAANNCDRMVVIWAASTEIYLPLSEEHKSLEALQQAMKDNKTDKISPSMCYAYAAIAEGVPFIMGAPNLCLDMPAMWEFSKQQNVPICGKDFKTGQTMMKTVLSPMLKTRMLGLEGWFSTNILGNRDGEVLDDPDSFKTKEVSKLSVIDTILQPDVYPELYGNIYHKVRINYYPPRKDNKEGWDNIDIIGWMGYPMQLKVDFLCRDSILAAPLCLDLVLFTDLAQRCGFSGIQSWLSFYFKSPMHDFEHIPEHDLFIQHTILKNTLRKIIGEDTLDYLD; translated from the coding sequence ATGCAAAAAATGGAAGTTAAAGAAGCAAAGGGAAAACTTGGTGTTCTCGTTGTTGGTGTAGGCGGTGCTGTAGCAACTACATTTATTGTAGGTACACTTGCCGTAAGAAAAGGATTGGCTAAACCAATCGGATCACTTACTCAGTTAGCAACAATCCGTTTAGGAAAACGTACTGAAAACCGTTTCCCGAAAATTAAAGATGTTGTGCCTTTGGCAGATTTGGATGACCTCGTATTCGGCGGTTGGGATATCTTTGAAGAAGATGTTTACGCAGCAGCCAGACACGCTGAAGTTCTTACTGAAAAAGACTTGGACGGAGTAAAAGACGAATTGGAAGCTATCAAACCTATGAAGGCCGCTTTCGACCAGAATTGGGTAAAACGTCTGCACGGAACCAACGTTAAACAAGCTTCTACCCGCTGGGACCTGATGGAACAGGTTCGCGAAGACATCCGCAACTTTAAAGCTGCAAATAACTGTGACCGCATGGTAGTTATCTGGGCAGCAAGTACTGAAATCTATTTACCTTTAAGTGAAGAGCACAAAAGTCTGGAAGCTTTGCAACAGGCTATGAAAGACAACAAAACCGATAAGATTTCTCCAAGCATGTGTTATGCTTATGCAGCAATCGCAGAAGGCGTTCCTTTCATTATGGGTGCACCTAATTTATGTCTTGACATGCCTGCCATGTGGGAATTTTCCAAACAACAGAATGTTCCTATCTGTGGAAAAGATTTCAAGACCGGCCAAACAATGATGAAGACGGTATTGTCTCCGATGTTAAAAACACGTATGCTCGGTTTGGAAGGTTGGTTCTCAACCAATATTCTAGGTAACCGCGACGGGGAAGTACTGGACGATCCGGATTCATTCAAAACCAAAGAAGTTAGTAAATTATCTGTTATCGACACCATTCTGCAACCGGATGTATATCCCGAATTGTACGGTAACATTTATCATAAAGTACGTATTAATTATTATCCTCCGCGTAAAGACAACAAAGAAGGTTGGGATAATATCGATATTATCGGATGGATGGGTTATCCTATGCAGTTGAAGGTGGATTTCCTTTGCCGTGACTCTATTCTGGCAGCTCCTTTATGCCTTGACTTAGTATTGTTTACCGATTTGGCACAACGTTGCGGCTTCTCCGGTATTCAAAGCTGGTTATCATTCTATTTCAAGAGTCCGATGCACGACTTCGAACATATTCCCGAACACGATTTGTTTATCCAGCATACAATCCTAAAGAATACACTTCGCAAAATAATCGGCGAAGATACATTGGATTATCTGGATTAA
- a CDS encoding NADH peroxidase — MKKKFICTVCGYVHEGDEAPDFCPQCKQPKSKFKELVETEGALKFADEHVIGVAKGVDPVILEGLNAHFMGECTEVGMYLAMSRQADREGYPEIAEAFKRYAWEEAEHAAKFAELLGDVVWDTKTNVKKRMEAEAGACEDKKRIATLAKQQNLDAIHDTVHEMCKDEARHGKGFEGLYNRYFK; from the coding sequence ATGAAAAAGAAATTTATCTGTACCGTATGCGGTTACGTTCATGAAGGTGATGAAGCTCCTGATTTTTGTCCTCAATGTAAACAACCTAAAAGCAAATTCAAAGAATTAGTAGAAACCGAAGGTGCTTTGAAATTTGCCGATGAACATGTGATCGGGGTAGCCAAAGGAGTAGACCCTGTCATTTTAGAAGGGTTGAATGCTCACTTTATGGGTGAATGCACTGAAGTAGGTATGTATCTTGCTATGAGTCGTCAGGCCGACCGGGAAGGTTATCCTGAAATTGCGGAAGCTTTTAAACGCTACGCATGGGAAGAAGCTGAACATGCTGCCAAATTCGCCGAATTGCTAGGGGATGTGGTATGGGATACGAAAACCAATGTAAAGAAACGTATGGAAGCTGAAGCCGGAGCATGTGAAGATAAAAAACGTATCGCCACGCTAGCTAAACAACAAAATCTGGATGCTATCCATGACACGGTTCACGAAATGTGTAAAGATGAAGCCCGTCACGGAAAAGGTTTTGAAGGATTATACAATCGCTATTTTAAATAA
- a CDS encoding Fur family transcriptional regulator, translating into METTREIKDRLLQFGVKPSLQRIAIMNYLLTHSTHPTADTIFNDLYPSIPTLSKTTVYNTLKLLAEQGAILSLNIDEKNVRYDGDISNHAHFRCKRCGNVFDLKIQGEVKIPTEGLEKFSITECQIYYKGYCNSCEKLLESTKN; encoded by the coding sequence ATGGAAACAACAAGAGAGATAAAAGACAGATTATTACAGTTCGGTGTAAAGCCGTCGCTTCAACGAATAGCTATTATGAACTATTTGTTGACGCATTCAACACACCCTACTGCGGATACGATATTTAATGATCTGTATCCTAGTATCCCTACCTTGTCGAAAACAACCGTATATAATACATTGAAATTATTAGCCGAACAAGGTGCCATTCTTTCTTTGAACATCGATGAAAAAAATGTGCGCTATGATGGCGATATTTCCAATCATGCACATTTCCGTTGTAAACGTTGCGGAAATGTATTTGATTTAAAAATACAGGGAGAAGTAAAAATACCGACGGAAGGGTTGGAAAAATTTTCCATTACCGAGTGTCAAATTTATTACAAAGGATATTGCAATTCTTGCGAAAAGCTTTTGGAATCAACTAAAAATTAA
- a CDS encoding TldD/PmbA family protein — MISDENKKLAQWAMDFALKNGCQASRVSLYSGSNSSFEIRDTKVDSLQQASENNLVIHLFVDGRYGSYSTNRLDKKELEHFIRNGIDSTRYLAEDKFRQLPQPERYYKGGKPDLQLLDSKFDSVQPDEKVAIALNIAKEVYGKDKRIISVNSSYADGVDFKYLIASNGFEGESAGTWYSVSASVSIKGEGEARPSSYWYDSSLFFDDLKKEGIGEKALERTLRKLGQKKIASGKYTMVVDPLNSAQISSPLLEALYGSSLQQKNSFLIDKLEQKVIGDKVTIWDEPHLVKSSGARYFDNEGVATERRPIFENGILKTYFIDTYYARKMDTEPTISNPSILTMQSGNKNTDELVAGLDKGILITGFNGGNSNSTTGDFSYGIEGFLIEKGKLTQPISEMNITGNMLSLWSNLQEVGNDPRLSSSWRIPSLVFAGVDFSGL, encoded by the coding sequence ATGATATCTGACGAAAATAAGAAACTGGCTCAATGGGCCATGGATTTTGCTTTAAAAAACGGATGCCAGGCTTCACGTGTAAGCCTTTACTCCGGCTCCAACAGTTCGTTTGAAATACGAGATACAAAAGTAGACAGTTTGCAACAGGCTTCGGAAAACAACCTGGTGATCCATTTGTTTGTAGATGGGCGTTACGGTTCTTATTCCACAAATAGGCTGGATAAAAAGGAATTGGAACATTTTATCCGGAACGGCATCGATTCTACTCGTTATCTGGCAGAAGACAAATTCCGCCAGTTGCCTCAACCGGAACGTTACTATAAAGGAGGAAAACCGGATTTACAATTATTAGATTCGAAATTCGATTCTGTCCAACCGGACGAGAAAGTGGCTATCGCCCTGAATATTGCAAAAGAAGTATACGGCAAAGATAAACGGATTATTTCTGTCAATTCTTCGTATGCAGACGGAGTAGATTTTAAATATCTGATTGCAAGCAACGGTTTTGAAGGAGAAAGTGCCGGTACCTGGTATAGTGTTTCCGCCAGTGTAAGCATTAAAGGAGAAGGTGAAGCTAGACCTTCCTCCTATTGGTATGATTCCTCTTTATTTTTTGACGACTTAAAAAAAGAGGGAATCGGTGAAAAAGCGCTGGAACGTACCTTACGTAAGCTGGGGCAAAAGAAGATCGCATCCGGTAAATATACAATGGTGGTAGATCCGTTAAATTCGGCTCAAATAAGTTCCCCGCTGCTGGAGGCATTGTACGGGTCTTCCCTGCAACAGAAAAATTCTTTTTTGATTGATAAATTAGAACAAAAAGTAATAGGTGATAAAGTTACCATTTGGGACGAGCCTCATCTGGTTAAGTCGTCGGGAGCCCGTTATTTTGATAATGAAGGAGTAGCAACCGAACGCCGTCCTATTTTTGAAAACGGAATATTGAAAACTTACTTTATCGATACGTACTATGCAAGAAAAATGGATACGGAACCTACCATCAGTAACCCGTCCATCTTAACGATGCAATCAGGTAATAAAAATACGGATGAACTGGTAGCCGGCTTAGACAAAGGTATCCTTATTACAGGCTTTAACGGGGGGAACAGCAATAGTACTACCGGTGACTTTTCGTACGGCATAGAGGGTTTCCTCATAGAAAAAGGAAAACTAACCCAGCCTATTTCCGAAATGAATATAACCGGCAATATGCTCTCTCTATGGTCTAACCTGCAAGAAGTAGGGAATGATCCCCGGTTATCTTCTTCTTGGCGTATTCCTTCTTTAGTGTTTGCCGGAGTAGATTTCAGCGGTTTATAA
- a CDS encoding TldD/PmbA family protein produces the protein MKFNRRNFIKTGGIAMVGSLAAPSFLQGCASVPDKAAGIAFALNHFGVSENDMKKVLAAALAKGGDYADLFFEHTYNNYISLQDKEVNRASSNIDFGVGVRVLAGDQTGYAYVENVSLDEMLKAAQTAARIAADGSAKTPVNLTEKPIIRNFYEVTTPWEEISVKDKTPFLQKLNDKIFALDKRVHKVMASQSDTTSHILFCNSEGQLFYDYRPMVTLGAVCIMEDNGKVENSYSARAYRMGFEFLTDDIIEEIAKEAVTKTSILFNAVKPKGGEMPVVMGAGGSGILLHEAIGHAFEADFNRKNTSIFADQLNKKICNEHINVVDDGTIPFNRGSVNIDDEGIEGQKTYIVKEGVLTSYLHDRISSKYYGIPSTGNGRRESFRMIPIPRMRATYMEAGNVTEEDIISSVKKGIFVDNFTNGQVQIGAGDFTFFVKSGYLIENGKLSQPIKDINIIGNGPKALADITMVANNAKIDNGTWTCGKDGQSCPVTCGMPSALVSKLTVGGES, from the coding sequence ATGAAATTTAATCGACGTAACTTTATTAAAACAGGAGGAATAGCAATGGTCGGATCACTGGCAGCTCCTTCGTTTTTGCAAGGATGTGCAAGCGTTCCGGATAAAGCAGCCGGGATAGCTTTTGCTCTCAATCATTTCGGAGTAAGCGAAAACGATATGAAAAAAGTGCTTGCTGCCGCACTGGCAAAGGGAGGCGATTATGCCGACCTTTTCTTTGAACATACCTATAATAATTACATTAGCCTGCAAGACAAAGAAGTAAACCGCGCCAGCTCAAATATCGATTTTGGTGTGGGTGTTCGCGTGCTGGCAGGTGATCAAACGGGATATGCGTATGTGGAAAACGTTTCTCTTGATGAAATGCTAAAAGCGGCACAGACGGCTGCCCGTATTGCTGCCGACGGATCGGCAAAAACACCGGTAAACCTGACGGAAAAACCTATTATCCGGAATTTCTACGAAGTGACCACTCCGTGGGAAGAAATTTCTGTCAAAGACAAAACTCCTTTCCTCCAGAAATTAAATGACAAAATTTTTGCTCTGGACAAGCGGGTACATAAAGTAATGGCCAGTCAAAGCGACACGACTTCCCATATTTTGTTTTGTAATTCCGAAGGGCAATTATTCTATGATTACCGTCCGATGGTAACGTTGGGTGCAGTTTGCATCATGGAAGATAACGGAAAAGTGGAAAATTCCTATTCTGCCCGCGCCTATCGCATGGGATTCGAATTTTTAACCGATGACATAATCGAGGAGATAGCGAAAGAGGCGGTAACAAAAACATCGATCCTGTTCAATGCGGTAAAGCCTAAAGGAGGTGAAATGCCTGTAGTAATGGGAGCCGGAGGTTCGGGAATTTTATTGCATGAAGCTATCGGCCATGCTTTCGAAGCCGATTTTAACCGGAAAAATACTTCTATCTTTGCCGATCAATTAAATAAAAAGATCTGTAACGAACATATTAATGTGGTGGATGACGGGACGATTCCTTTCAACCGGGGTTCTGTCAATATCGACGATGAAGGAATCGAGGGACAAAAAACTTATATTGTAAAAGAAGGAGTACTTACCAGTTATTTGCATGACCGGATTAGTAGCAAATATTATGGAATCCCGTCTACCGGTAACGGACGCCGCGAATCATTCCGGATGATACCTATCCCACGAATGCGCGCTACTTATATGGAAGCGGGAAATGTAACGGAAGAGGATATCATTTCTTCCGTTAAAAAAGGAATTTTCGTTGATAATTTTACAAACGGACAGGTTCAAATCGGTGCGGGTGATTTTACTTTCTTTGTAAAATCGGGCTATCTGATTGAAAACGGGAAATTGTCCCAGCCGATCAAAGACATCAATATTATCGGGAACGGCCCGAAAGCTTTAGCCGACATTACCATGGTAGCCAATAATGCCAAAATAGATAACGGTACTTGGACTTGCGGCAAAGATGGGCAGTCGTGCCCGGTAACTTGTGGGATGCCGTCGGCATTGGTAAGTAAACTTACCGTAGGGGGTGAAAGCTAG
- a CDS encoding anaerobic sulfatase-maturation protein — protein sequence MNKQFISPFAKPVYVMLKPVGAVCNLACEYCYYLEKGKLYPELKNHIMSEQLLEKFIQEYLEVQTMPEVLFTWHGGETLMRPISFYKKALELQRKYGRGRQIDNCIQTNGTLLTDDWCKFFKENNFLVGISIDGPQEFHDEYRRNRQGLPSFHKVMKGIELLKKHGVEYNAMAVVNDYNVDYPLDFYHFFKKIDCHYIQFAPIVERIIPQANGTRLTAPTRQDTAIELAPFSVDPEKWGDFLCAVFDEWLKNDVGNYYIQLFDSTLANWVGEQPGICTLARTCGHAGVMEFNGDVYACDHFVFPEYKLGNIYTQSLTGMMYSQRQLQFGADKTEKLPKQCKECEYLFACNGECPKNRFIRSREGEPGLNYLCKGYKKFFSHVAPYMDFMKKELLNRRPPANVMEWAKENKNQL from the coding sequence ATGAATAAACAATTTATTTCCCCTTTTGCCAAGCCGGTATATGTGATGCTGAAACCTGTAGGAGCAGTATGTAACCTTGCTTGTGAATATTGTTACTATCTGGAAAAAGGTAAATTATATCCGGAACTGAAAAATCATATTATGAGCGAACAGCTTTTGGAAAAATTTATCCAGGAATATTTGGAAGTACAAACTATGCCGGAAGTATTATTTACCTGGCATGGAGGTGAAACTTTAATGCGTCCGATCAGTTTTTATAAAAAGGCATTAGAATTACAACGTAAATACGGAAGAGGGAGACAAATCGATAATTGTATCCAGACAAACGGAACATTACTTACTGATGACTGGTGCAAATTTTTCAAAGAAAATAATTTCCTGGTAGGTATCTCTATCGATGGCCCCCAGGAATTCCATGATGAATATCGCCGGAACCGCCAAGGCCTTCCTTCTTTTCATAAAGTAATGAAAGGAATCGAACTTCTGAAAAAACACGGCGTAGAATATAACGCGATGGCGGTAGTCAATGATTACAACGTAGACTATCCGTTAGATTTTTACCATTTCTTTAAAAAAATAGATTGCCATTATATTCAATTTGCTCCCATCGTGGAACGAATAATTCCTCAAGCGAACGGTACACGCCTTACAGCTCCCACCCGACAAGACACAGCAATCGAGTTAGCTCCATTCTCGGTAGATCCTGAAAAATGGGGAGATTTCCTTTGCGCGGTTTTTGATGAATGGTTGAAAAACGATGTAGGAAATTACTATATCCAGTTGTTCGATTCCACTTTGGCGAATTGGGTAGGCGAACAACCGGGTATTTGTACGTTAGCCCGTACTTGCGGACATGCCGGTGTAATGGAATTCAACGGAGATGTCTATGCCTGCGATCACTTTGTCTTCCCGGAATACAAATTAGGTAACATTTATACCCAATCTCTTACCGGAATGATGTATTCACAACGCCAACTTCAGTTCGGAGCAGACAAAACAGAAAAATTACCTAAGCAATGTAAAGAGTGTGAATATCTTTTTGCATGTAACGGCGAATGTCCCAAAAACAGGTTTATCCGCAGCAGGGAAGGTGAACCGGGACTTAATTATCTTTGCAAAGGATACAAAAAGTTCTTTTCGCATGTAGCTCCTTATATGGATTTTATGAAAAAGGAACTTCTTAACCGGCGTCCTCCGGCCAATGTAATGGAATGGGCAAAAGAGAATAAAAATCAATTATAA
- a CDS encoding DUF4419 domain-containing protein: MKKMIFLLCLLTSLKGYCQEGITFSIEKLSKPEGLLHEQSCKNIYESLIASDAGLSFWEVKNDSVNLPYHIIAQSESPDSLVSYGYHSFFNGMYQAYANHRPFVLSPDMIWLLISQGFARHVNANAENLRHHFVDFSGKLSLIVVTDKITLEDPNSPWEEIFPEFKEQMAEQTSHKLMKLLSADFSTTTPTDKIASEITIMEAMKPYFEFIVIKAICGIPEITLKGTTKDWKKILDKTRQLSKYDLKWWTSELEPLLKQFIDASKGKVNKKFWRNMYKYHTKKKYGSPKVIDGWIVKFFPYDKNGKRNNLKQLNGGESLPEEIVKVDLKYIDPQQQKETMLELWAGFIGLEQNKENYALTPKISWMIRKKDTEDSALKQKFELDNRSGWSGISIRVKEIPSALFTLEEIKRLEVAFIDKIIIPDKLSEIKIQTLELSGKINSKEINRIKTLFPHTRLIINEQVINE, from the coding sequence ATGAAAAAAATGATTTTTTTATTATGCTTGTTAACCTCCTTAAAAGGATATTGCCAAGAAGGAATAACTTTTTCAATAGAGAAGTTATCTAAGCCTGAAGGATTGCTTCATGAACAATCTTGCAAAAATATTTATGAAAGTTTAATTGCTTCAGATGCAGGTCTCTCCTTTTGGGAAGTTAAAAATGATAGTGTAAACTTACCTTATCATATTATTGCTCAAAGCGAATCACCCGATAGTTTGGTTTCATACGGTTATCATTCTTTTTTTAACGGAATGTACCAAGCATACGCAAACCACAGACCTTTTGTTTTATCGCCGGATATGATATGGTTACTTATAAGCCAAGGCTTTGCCAGACATGTGAATGCAAATGCAGAAAATCTGAGACATCACTTTGTTGATTTTTCAGGCAAATTATCCTTAATTGTGGTTACAGACAAGATAACCCTTGAAGATCCTAATAGTCCCTGGGAAGAAATATTCCCTGAATTTAAGGAACAAATGGCTGAACAAACCAGTCATAAATTGATGAAACTGTTATCGGCAGATTTTTCCACCACTACCCCTACAGATAAAATCGCTTCCGAAATAACCATTATGGAAGCCATGAAACCCTATTTTGAATTCATTGTTATTAAGGCGATATGCGGAATACCGGAAATTACTTTGAAAGGAACTACCAAGGATTGGAAAAAGATACTAGACAAAACCAGGCAATTATCAAAATATGATTTAAAATGGTGGACATCCGAATTAGAACCATTATTAAAACAGTTTATAGATGCATCAAAAGGAAAAGTGAACAAGAAATTTTGGCGGAATATGTACAAATATCATACTAAAAAAAAGTATGGCTCTCCTAAAGTTATAGATGGCTGGATTGTGAAATTCTTTCCTTATGATAAAAACGGAAAACGCAACAACCTGAAACAACTTAATGGAGGAGAAAGTCTTCCGGAAGAAATAGTAAAGGTAGATTTAAAATATATCGATCCACAACAACAAAAAGAAACCATGTTGGAACTTTGGGCAGGTTTTATCGGACTGGAACAAAATAAAGAGAACTATGCTTTAACCCCTAAAATCAGCTGGATGATCAGAAAGAAAGATACGGAAGACAGTGCTCTTAAACAAAAATTTGAATTAGATAATCGGTCGGGTTGGTCAGGCATTTCAATTCGGGTAAAAGAAATTCCGTCTGCCCTTTTTACCTTAGAAGAAATAAAAAGACTTGAGGTTGCATTTATAGATAAAATAATAATTCCTGACAAACTATCTGAGATCAAAATACAGACATTAGAACTTTCAGGAAAGATAAATTCTAAAGAAATAAACAGGATAAAGACTCTATTTCCTCATACAAGATTAATCATAAACGAACAAGTGATAAATGAATAA